The region ACTGGATACTGGGCAAAGAGCACATCATCCACCCCAGTGATGAGACCGATATCAGCGGTAATTATGACCTCAATCTGGACGGTTCTCGCTATCGAATGACCGTTACGGAGAAGAAGGCCTCCTTGACCATTCCAGGTGATACAACCCCTGTCAAAGTAAGTCTCGAAGAGCTTGATCGGCAGGTCAACCTGGTATTCGAACTACCTGATCGCGGATATTATCGACTGCATGGAAACATCAACAGACGTCTCAATATCTGGTCGGGTGCGGGAGAATCACCTAGCGGGAAGGAGATCGAGTGGAATGCCATCCGCAAAGGGAATGCTGAGGAACCTCTGTCACCAGAGAAACCTGAGAAGGACTCTGACAGGGTCAGTGCATTGAGCTATCCCAACAACGGATATGGCTGGCGGGAACGCCCCATGAGAGAGAATCTCTTGATTACCAATGCAACGGTATGGACCAATGGAGCCGAAGGCATCATGGACGATGCAGACGTATTGATCCTGGACGGTAAGATCAGTGCCGTGGGACATAATCTGGTGCTTGCTGACCTACTGCCAAAGAACATCGAGAAATCGACCGTACGCACTCTGGATGCCTATGGCAAACACGTGACTTCAGGTATCATCGATGAGCACTCCCACATCGCTATCAGCCGCGGTGTCAATGAAGGAACTCAGGCCAGCAGTGCCGAGGTACGCATAGGAGATGTGGTCGATCCAGAAGACATCGATATCTACTATCAATTGGCCGGTGGCGTGACCGCCTGCCAGTTGCTCCATGGTTCGGCCAATCCGATAGGCGGACAATCCGCTCTGATCAAATTGCGCTGGGGTCTCAATGCCGAGGCACTCAAGATCGAAGATGCCCCGGGATTCATCAAGTTCGCCCTGGGAGAGAATGTGAAACAGAGCAACTGGGGAAATGCTTACCGGACCCGTTTTCCACAATCCCGCATGGGAGTAGAGCAAGTCTTCTATGACCATTTCCATCGGGCACGGGAATATCATCGTCTGAATCAAAGAGTCCTTACCCTTCAATCGGACAAACGGGCCAGAAAACGAGGAGAGGTCCCTGTCATGCGCACCGACCTTGAAATGGAGGCATTGGCCGAGATCCTCTATCAAAAGCGATTCATCACCTGCCATAGCTATGTCCAATCGGAGATCGACATGCTGATGCACGTAGCTGACTCCATGGGCTTCACGCTCAATACCTTCACCCATGTACTCGAGGGCTACAAATTGGCCGACAAATTGGCCGAGCATGGAGCCGGAGCATCGACCTTCAGTGACTGGTGGGCCTACAAATACGAAGTCCGCGATGCCATTCCATACAATGCTTCCCTCATGCATGGACAAGGAGTCACCGTGGCTATCAATTCAGATGATGCAGAAATGGGCCGAAGACTCAATCAAGAAGCGGCCAAGGGAGTGAAATACGGAGGCATGAGTGAAGAGGAGGCTTGGAAGATGGTGACTCTGAATCCGGCCAAGCTACTACACTTGGACCACCGCATGGGCAGCTTGGAAATAGGAAAGGATGCCGATGTGGTCATCTGGTCCGATCATCCCCTCTCCATGACAGCGCGGGTGGAGAAGACCTTTGTGGATGGGATACGCTATTACGATATCGAAGAAGCCAATAAAAGGCGCAACGAAATCAAGAACGAGAGGGCACGTTTGGTCCAGAAGATGATGCGCGCTGGAGGGCAGAAAAAGAAACCGAGCGGACCCAAGGAAAAACACCGATACCATTGCGATCATCTCGAACCATGAGCATACGATCCGTCATAGCTATTCTCTTGCTGTTGTACTTCGGCCTCGATGTACATGCCCAGGTGCCTGTACCCGCTCCGGAGCAGGAGCGATCGGTCCTGATCAAGGATGTGACCATCCACATTGGAAATGGACGCGAGATCCAGGATGGGGCCGTAGGATTCCGTGATGGGAAAATCGATTTTGTGGGCAGCAGTGCCTTGGCTCCCGATGGATATGATGAGGAGGTAGATGGTGAAGATGGACATCTCTATCCCGGCTTCATTGCGGTGAATACCTCCCTCGGTCTCAAGGAGATCGACCGAGTGCGAGCAACCAGGGACGAGCGAGAGACCGGTGCCTACAATCCGCATGTGCGCGCCTTGATCGCCTACAATACAGACAGCCGGGTCACTCCCACTGTGCGTAGCAATGGTGTTCTTATGGCCCAGATCAGCCCCAAAGGGTCCCGTATATCGGGTTCCAGCTCTGTAGTCGTATTGGACGCCTGGAATTGGGAAGATGCCGCCTATGCCGCAGATGAGGGGATACATGTCAGATGGCCGGCTCTCAGGAAATGGAATCAAAAGACACGCAAACGCGAGGCCAACAAGGAGTATCCAAAGGAGGTGGCCGACTTGCGCTCCTTCTTGGAACGGGCCAAAGCTTATTGTCGCAAACCCGATGGCTCTGTGGACTTACGAGAAGCAGCCTGCTGTGGATTGTTCGATGACTCACAGACCCTGTATGTACATGCTGATAAGGCCAACCAGATGATCACGGCCATCAATATGGCTCAGGATCTCGGCATCGATCGGACAGTGATCGTAGGGGGTTACGAATCCCACTTGATCACCGACCTGCTCAAAGAGCGTAAGGTGGCGGTCATGCTATCCTCGGTACATGGCCTCCCTGAGAATCCCGATGATGATATCCACCACAATTTCAAGTTGGCCTCCATTCTCAGTGAAGCTGGAGTGCTATTCTGTCTGGAGAATGCCGATCAGATGCCGGACATGAATGTGCGCAACCTCCCCTTCCAATTGGGGACCTGTATCGCTTATGGACTGGACAAGCGGGAAGCGATCTCGGCCATCACCTTGAATACAGCTCGGATTCTGGGAATCGATGATCGCTGTGGATCCATAGAGGTCGGTAAGGATGCGACTCTGTTCATTTCCCAAGGGGATGCACTTGATATTCGCAGCAATGCGGTGACCCGAGCATTTATCCAAGGCAGGGATATCGATCTGGATGACCACCAGAAAAAACTCTACCGCAAGTACCAGGAGAAGTACGATCAGTAACCGATCTTCTGTCTGACCCGTTGTAGGACTCCTTGAGCAACCTCTCTTGCCCGCTGGGCTCCCACCTCCAGCAGCTCATCCAAGTCGGTCTTATCCGCCATGAGTGCATCGAAGCGTTTTCGTTCTCCCGCGAATTTCTCGAGAATCAGCTCGAAGAGGGCTTGCTTGGCATGACCGAATCCGTATCCCCCTGCTTCGTAATTGGATCTCATCTCAGCAATCTGATCGCTATCGGCCAATAGGCTGTAGAGGGCAAAGGCATTGCAGGTATCCGGGTCCTTGGGTTCTTCCAGAGGAGTACTATCGGTAACGATGCCCATCACCTGCTTGCGCAAGGCTTTCTCAGGTAGGAAGATGTTGATGATGTTCTCCCGTGACTTGCTCATCTTGTTCCCATCGGTCCCGGGGATGTATTTGGTCTCTTCTTGCAACTCATCCTGAGGAAGGACAAAGGTCTCTCCCATCTTATTGTTGAATCTGGAGGCCACATCCCGTGTCATCTCCAGGTGCTGTAGTTGATCCTTACCAACAGGAACTATTTCTGCATCGTACAGAAGGATATCAGCTGCCATGAGCATGGGATAACTGAAGAGCCCCGCATTCACATCTTCCAGTCGATCGGATTTATCCTTGAAACTATGGGCAAGAGTGAGTCTTTGATATGGGAAGAAGCAGCTGAGATACCATGCCAATTCGGCCGTCTCTGGTACATCACTCTGTCGATAGAATACACTCTCTTCGGTATCCAGGCCGCAGGCCATCCAAGCGGCCGCTACCTCATAGGTGTTCTGCCTCAATCGCTCACCATCCTTGATCTGGGTGAGGGAATGCATGTCAGCAATGAATAGGAAGGAATCATTCTCTGGCACCTTGCTCATTTCAATGGCCGGTATGATCGCCCCCAGTAGATTGCCGAGATGTGGGGTTCCTGTACTCTGAATTCCTGTTAATACCCTAGGCATAATGAATGGTCTAAGCTCGCTCGCGAAAGTATAAGATCGCACCTATGAATGTCCTAGGTATGAAGGAATGATACCTTAGCCACGGAGTATGAAGGGTTCCCTACGATATGTGCTTTGGCCGCTGTATCTCCTCTACAAGGTCTATATGCTGGTCATCTTCTTCGTGGTCTGGGCGGTGTTCTACCCCTTTGTCCATTTCAAACTGAAGGACCGCGACCGCCACCCAGAGGCATTTCGGATCAAGGTGCTCTGGTGCAAGGTCTTGGCCTTTTTCTGGGGTAACTACTATGTCATCCATGGTCGGGAGAATCTCTTTTTCGATGGACCCTGCGTGGTCTGTATCAACCACCAGTCTTATTCGGATATCATACACATGTACCCGGTCATCCCGTACTATTTCAAATTCATCGGGAAGAAAGAACTCCGCAAATGGTTGATGATCGGGGTATTCTTCCGCAAGGGCATGGATATCTCTATCAATCGGGAGAATGCAAAAGAAGCCATGGCCTCACTCGATGAGGCGAGAGCAGCCCTGAGGAGTGGGGTCTCGGTGGCGATATTCCCAGAGGGAGAGATTCCCAATGACACTCCCCAGCTCAAACGGTTCAAGAACGGGGCATTCAAGATCGCTCTAGAAGAGACCGTTCCCATTCTCCCCATCACCTTCCTCTACAATCACGAACGATTGGAGATTCCCCATCGCATATTCGGTAAGGCTACTCCTGGTAAGTGCGAGGTGATCGTACACCCACGGGTCGATACGCAGGGTATGGATATGATGGACCTCTCACCGTTACGGAACAAGATCTACGATATCATCAATGCTCCATTGATCGAACGTGGATTGAGCCAAAGCCCTAATTTTGTGCGCAATGAAGATCGATGATGAACTCTTGGACCGGATAGCTACGCTATCCAAACTGCGATTCGAAGATGTGGAGCGTGAGCAGATCAGGCAGGATATGCAGCGCATGCTCGACTTTGTGGATAAGCTGTCCGAGGTGGATACCACCGGTGTAGAACCATTGATCCATATGACCGATGAGATCAACCGTTTACGGGAAGACCAGGTCACCTCAGAGACCTCCCAGGAAGAGATCCTACGCAATGCTCCTTCTAAGGACGCCTATTATTTCAAGGTGCCCAAGGTCATACAGTCCTAGCAGTATTCGTTGTAGACCGATCGCAGGTGATCTGCGATCATCTCGGCCGTTCTCCCTTCGATGTGATGGCGCTCTACCATATGCACCAGATTGCCATCCTTGAATATCCCGATGGAAGGTGATGATGGAGGATACGGGAGCATGTATTGTCTCAGTCTCTGCACGGCATCGGTATCGAATCCTGCGAATGCGGTCGCCAGTACATCGGGAAGTTTCTCATTGCTCAATGAAGCCTTGACCCCTGGACGCATCGATCCAGCAGCACATCCGCATACCGAATTGATCACGACCATAGCGGTCTTTCCTTTGTTCTCCTCGAGTAAACTGTCCACCTCTTCAGGGGTGGTCACTTCTTTGAAACCCACCTGCGTGAGGTCGGATTTCATGGGCATTACTATCTCAGCTGGGTACATGCTTGAATCTTTTGTTTCAGAATGAGGACAAAGGTACGCACTGAAAAGTGACTATTGGGTAGCCTCCCATATCACCGAACCCACGATCACGCCAGCAATCGTGCCTGCGAAATTCTGGAGTAATTTCTTGCTTCTGGCCGTCTTATTATAGCCTTCTATGTAATAGTCGCTCAATTCATAGGCGGGGTCCGTGACGCTGCGTTCTCTGATCTTTATATAGGGGATCTGCATCATTGGAGCATATGCAAAAGGTGTCATGAACGGCACATACCCTCCTTCGAAATAGAAGACCGAGGCCATACCGAAAACAAACCCTCCGGCTGATGAAGGCAAGGCGCTGTAGCCCATGCGGGCATCGTTCTGGCCGGCCATATAGAATCGCATATCCTCCACACTCAGATCATATCCGAAATCGGGATCCTGGACGTAGAGTATCGATTCTCCTTCTCCCTCTTTGGTGATGGAGAACAACTCCGTCTTGTGCAGATCCATAGACCGGCTTTTTCCGTTCTTCTTGGTCACATCGAAGAACACATTGGCCCCGCTGTCATCGGTGATATTCACAATGAGGCTCTTCCCATTCAGAAGGAGGAGGGTGTCCTGTGCCTGTAGGTCAGAGAAGAACGTGAGAATGGCGATACAAAGCGTGATTCTGAGCATACAGGTGGTAGAGAGTGCGTCAAAGATACTCCTCTGCACAAGCTGTCGAAATCTACCTCTCTGAGTGCCTATCAAACAGCTTTTCTGGCCTTGTATCCATCTATATTTGCAGTTCAGATCAATTGTCAAGAATGGATTTTGCGAAAAGACACATCGGACCGAGTACGGACTCGGAAGTAGAGGCCATGTTGAAGGCTATCGGAGAGGATTCGGTAGACTCATTGGTCGAGAAGACCATCCCTCAGGCCATCCGCCTCAAGGAGGATCTCGAGCTTCCTGAAGCGATGAGTGAATGGGAGTATCTCGCTCACATGAAGGACCTGGCCGAGCAGAATCTGCTCTATCGCAGCTACATGGGGATGGGATATTACGGGACCATCACTCCCCCTACCATAGTACGCAACATCCTGGAGAATCCAGGATGGTATACGGCCTATACTCCTTATCAGGCAGAAATCGCCCAAGGACGGCTGGAAGCCCTGCTCAATTTCCAGACCGTGGTCTCTGATCTCACAGGCTTGGAACTGGCCAATGCTTCCCTATTGGATGAAGGAACTGCGGCCGCTGAGGCCATGCTCATGTTCTACAATATCCGATCTCGGGAGCAAGTGAAGCATGGGGTCAATAAGCTTTTTATAGATGAGAATGTCTTCCCTCAGACCCTTGCAGTGATGCAGACCCGTGCGGAGGCCATGGGCATAGAGATCGTTACCGGAGAGTATGCTGAAAGCAATTTGGATGAAGGCTTTTTCGGGGTCTTTATCCAATATCCTGCTGGCGATGGACTCGTGAGAGACTACAGCGACTTTGTGGAATTCTGTCATTCCAAAGAGATAAAAGTAGTGGTGGCCAGTGACCTACTGAGTCTTACCCTACTTCCTTCCCCTGGATCCTGGGGTGCTGATGTGGTCGTGGGCAACAGCCAGCGATTCGGAGTCCCCATGGGCTATGGAGGTCCCCATGCAGCCTTCTTTGCTACCCGCTCTGATTTCAAGCGGCATATTCCTGGAAGGATCATCGGAGTATCCAAAGACAAACATGGAAAGATCGCCTATCGCATGGCACTGCAGACCCGCGAGCAACACATTCGTAGGGACAAAGCGACCTCCAATATCTGCACAGCTCAAGCTTTGCTTGCTGTCATGGCAGGAATGTATGCGGTCTATCACGGCCCCAAAGGCCTTCGCAATATCGCTTTGCAGGTACATGATCTTACCCGTGCGCTCTCGGCCAGCCTATCGATGATGGGTATTACCACGCGCAATACGCGATTCTTCGACACTCTGCGATTGGACCTGCATGACCTGACCGACTGTGAGCGGGTACGTATCGCGGCTCAGACCGCGAGCATCAACTTCAGGTATTTCGAGGATGAAAGCGTGGGCATCTCTTTGGACGAGACCACACGTGAGGAAGACGTACAGGATATCATCGAACTCTTTGCCGAGGTCTTGGTCAAACCGGCCGAGATGATGGACGCTGGTCCAAGTCCTCTCAACTACCGTGAGATGGACTATCTGGAGCATCCGATCTTCAACAGCATGCATTCAGAGACCCTTCTGATGCGCTATATGAAGAAATTGGAGAATCGGGACATTTCTCTGGTACACTCCATGATCCCTCTGGGCTCCTGTACCATGAAGCTCAATGCAGCAGCCGAATTGGACCCCATCACCTGGCCCCAATTCGCCAACATACACCCCTTTGCCCCAGTGGATCAAGCCCATGGATATGGTGCGATCATCAGTGACCTCAGCCGGGATCTGGCGCGCATCACCGGATTTGCCGGTGTCTCCATGCAGCCCAATAGCGGAGCACAAGGAGAGTATGCGGGACTGATGGTGATCAAGGCCTATCACGAAGACCAAGGAGATCACCAACGCAAGGTGGTACTCATCCCCTCTTCTGCACATGGCACCAACCCGGCAAGTGCCGTCATGGCAGGATGTAAGGTAGTTGTGGTCAAGTGCGATAAACATGGGAATATCGATCTGGATGACCTAAAAGAGAAGGCCGAAAAGCATGCCGATGAACTGCTCGGACTGATGATCACCTACCCCTCGACCCACGGGGTGTTCGAGGGTCATGTGACCGATGTGACGCAGATTATACATGACCATGGAGGTCTGGTATATATGGATGGTGCGAATATGAATGCGCAGGTCGGATTGACCAGCCCAGGGAATATCGGAGCTGATGTATGTCACTTGAATCTGCATAAGACCTTTGCCATCCCCCATGGAGGCGGTGGCCCAGGTATGGGACCTATAGGAGTGGTGGAAAAACTGCTGCCCTACCTGCCCTCCAATCCGGTGATTCCTACAGGGGGAGATAAAGCCATTCCGGCCATCTCCTCCGCACCGTGGGGAAGTTCATTGATCCTACTTATCTCCTATGGATACATCCGTATGCTCGGTCCTGATGGACTTAAGCGCTCAACAGAAATGGCCATTCTCAATGCCAATTATCTCAGAGCACAACTGGAAGATGATTATGACATCCTGTATAAAGGAGAGAAAGGAACTGTGGCCCATGAGATGATCCTGGACTGTCGATCATTCAAACAAGCCGCTGGAATCTCAGTAGAGGACATCGCCAAGCGATTGATGGACTATGGCTTCCATGCGCCAACGGTCTCATTCCCTGTAGCAGGAACGCTTATGGTGGAGCCTACCGAGAGCGAGTCCAAGGAAGAGCTTGACCGCTTCATCCAGGCGATGAAGGCCATACGCGAAGAGATCGCAGCCATCGAGCGCGGAGACCTGGACAAGGAGAACAACATGCTGATCAACGCTCCACACACGGCCGATGAGCTCATTCATGGCGAGTGGAACAGACCCTATACCAAGGAATTGGCCTATTACCCCATGCCTTATATCAAGGAGCAGAAGTACTGGCCTCCGGTCAATCGGATCGATAGTGCCTATGGTGATCGGAATTTGATCTGCAGCTGTCCCTCTATCGAAAGCTATGACCAAGAGCAAGAGGCTGAACTCGTAGCAGACTGAGCAGAGCTTGGCAACGAGTCGATAGACATCGATATCAAAAGAAAAGCCCCCACCTTGCGGTAGGGGCTTTTTCAATATTCGTTCTTAGAGCCTTGGCTCCGAATCACTGCTTCATGAAGGTGTCACCTACAACTGTCGTGTTGTCGATGGTCACTTGAATGCTGTAGATCCCGGCTTCCAATGCTCTGACATCCAGTGTATGGAATGCGTAAAGATTGTTTCCAGAGAAGACCTCTGAGAGTACTTCTCTTCCATTGGCATCGTAGACATTCACGATAGCGCTGTTCTGCACCAAAGTGCTGAAGTTCAGGTTCAATCTCTCGGTAGCTGGGTTCGGGTAAAAGCTCACCAGATCAGCAAAATCGAACTCTGCCACGCTTGTAGGCATCTCAACAACGATGTTGTCGACAGTGATGAAGTTGTCATCATCAGAATCGTGCAAAAATGCGATACGTATGGTCTGACCGGCATACATGGAAAGGTCCAGTGTGTGTGGTTCATTCAGACCTACGAATACGTTGTCGCTTGAATCCAAGTATGCTGTCACAGTATGGTCTTCAGCATGACGATATCCCGTACCTCCGGTACCATCACCGAATGTAGCAGGGAACCAGCAGAAGGACTCGATATCGAATCCACCACCTGCAGAGCAACCCGTGTAATCGATACCTGGGTAGTAGTCGACCACCCAGCTCACTTCTTCTACCATTTGAGCCTGCGTCCAAAGAGTATCTGAGAAATTCGCTTCAAGGTCGGTCATGTCAGCATCTGGAGATACCACTACACGCATACCATCTGCATAACGTGGAGTCTGACGGACCCCTACATCGAAGTGCAATACGGTCATTCCAGCTTGGATGTCCAATTCTGGAGTGATAAGATAGTTCCTGTTACCCGGAGCAAATCCGTCCAACCATGAACTGGAGCCCATTACGAAGTTCGTGTCTTCTGGGATGGGATCCACTAGGATATACTCGACACCGGTAGTTCCGTACCAGTTCTGCGGACGGGTGTTCGCATCAGGAAGGTTATCCAAGTCGACACTGAGCCAATCTTCTGGTTCCGCATCATCTGGTTCTTCGACAAAAGGGATGTCACCACTATTGGCAAAAACCTGGAAGTCCTCAGAGAGAAGGACCTGCGCTTGAGAGGCAAATGCGAAGCCAACAGTGATTAAAGCAAGTAGAATTCTATTCATGATCTTCGTTTTATTACGTTTTCACGGTTTTAATGAATCTCAAAAATAGCCAATTGAACCGCCATTCCTCACGATAGGTCCTCATTTTAAGGACATTCATTGCAAAGCTTACACCCGCTTCAACTCTTGAGCAATTGTTCTCGGAGTCGCTTCATGAACTTGGAAGCATACACGAAATCCTGTAATTCCTGATTGTCGGTGCGTATGAGTGCTTCTCGATCGCCTTCCCACCATTTATGGCCTTCATGGATGAACATGATGTTATCAGCAGCCTCCATCACCGAGTTCATGTCGTGACTGATGACCACCGTGGTCGTATTATACTCATAGGTGATCTCCTTGAGCAGATTGTCAATGACGATGGCCGTTTGAGGGTCGAGTCCGGAATTGGGCTCGTCAGCAAACAGGTATTTCGGCTCCATGGCGATAGCCCGGGCAATGGCAATCCGTTTCTGCATACCGCCACTCGTCTCGCCCGGATAGAGCTCCTCCTTGTCGATGATGTTGACCTTATGTAGGCACTCTATGGCCCTATCGCGCATCTCGGCTTTGGACCAGGAGGTGAACATGCTCAACGGGAACATGACATTCTCCAGTACGGTCATGGAGTCGAAAAGGGCTGAGGCCTGGAAGAGCATGCCGATATTCTTACGTATCTCGGTCTTCTGCTTCTCATCCATGGATGAATAGTCCACGCCATCGAATAGGACCTTCCCCGAAGTGGGCTTATACAGGCCTATGACACACTTGGTGAGCACCGACTTACCCGAGCCGCTCTTACCTATGATCATATTGACCTTC is a window of Flavobacteriales bacterium DNA encoding:
- a CDS encoding BrxA/BrxB family bacilliredoxin: MYPAEIVMPMKSDLTQVGFKEVTTPEEVDSLLEENKGKTAMVVINSVCGCAAGSMRPGVKASLSNEKLPDVLATAFAGFDTDAVQRLRQYMLPYPPSSPSIGIFKDGNLVHMVERHHIEGRTAEMIADHLRSVYNEYC
- a CDS encoding ATP-binding cassette domain-containing protein, whose product is MIELQDVHKSFDEAEIIKGITTTFEKGKVNMIIGKSGSGKSVLTKCVIGLYKPTSGKVLFDGVDYSSMDEKQKTEIRKNIGMLFQASALFDSMTVLENVMFPLSMFTSWSKAEMRDRAIECLHKVNIIDKEELYPGETSGGMQKRIAIARAIAMEPKYLFADEPNSGLDPQTAIVIDNLLKEITYEYNTTTVVISHDMNSVMEAADNIMFIHEGHKWWEGDREALIRTDNQELQDFVYASKFMKRLREQLLKS
- a CDS encoding amidohydrolase family protein, which translates into the protein MSIRSVIAILLLLYFGLDVHAQVPVPAPEQERSVLIKDVTIHIGNGREIQDGAVGFRDGKIDFVGSSALAPDGYDEEVDGEDGHLYPGFIAVNTSLGLKEIDRVRATRDERETGAYNPHVRALIAYNTDSRVTPTVRSNGVLMAQISPKGSRISGSSSVVVLDAWNWEDAAYAADEGIHVRWPALRKWNQKTRKREANKEYPKEVADLRSFLERAKAYCRKPDGSVDLREAACCGLFDDSQTLYVHADKANQMITAINMAQDLGIDRTVIVGGYESHLITDLLKERKVAVMLSSVHGLPENPDDDIHHNFKLASILSEAGVLFCLENADQMPDMNVRNLPFQLGTCIAYGLDKREAISAITLNTARILGIDDRCGSIEVGKDATLFISQGDALDIRSNAVTRAFIQGRDIDLDDHQKKLYRKYQEKYDQ
- the gatC gene encoding Asp-tRNA(Asn)/Glu-tRNA(Gln) amidotransferase subunit GatC — encoded protein: MKIDDELLDRIATLSKLRFEDVEREQIRQDMQRMLDFVDKLSEVDTTGVEPLIHMTDEINRLREDQVTSETSQEEILRNAPSKDAYYFKVPKVIQS
- the gcvP gene encoding aminomethyl-transferring glycine dehydrogenase, encoding MDFAKRHIGPSTDSEVEAMLKAIGEDSVDSLVEKTIPQAIRLKEDLELPEAMSEWEYLAHMKDLAEQNLLYRSYMGMGYYGTITPPTIVRNILENPGWYTAYTPYQAEIAQGRLEALLNFQTVVSDLTGLELANASLLDEGTAAAEAMLMFYNIRSREQVKHGVNKLFIDENVFPQTLAVMQTRAEAMGIEIVTGEYAESNLDEGFFGVFIQYPAGDGLVRDYSDFVEFCHSKEIKVVVASDLLSLTLLPSPGSWGADVVVGNSQRFGVPMGYGGPHAAFFATRSDFKRHIPGRIIGVSKDKHGKIAYRMALQTREQHIRRDKATSNICTAQALLAVMAGMYAVYHGPKGLRNIALQVHDLTRALSASLSMMGITTRNTRFFDTLRLDLHDLTDCERVRIAAQTASINFRYFEDESVGISLDETTREEDVQDIIELFAEVLVKPAEMMDAGPSPLNYREMDYLEHPIFNSMHSETLLMRYMKKLENRDISLVHSMIPLGSCTMKLNAAAELDPITWPQFANIHPFAPVDQAHGYGAIISDLSRDLARITGFAGVSMQPNSGAQGEYAGLMVIKAYHEDQGDHQRKVVLIPSSAHGTNPASAVMAGCKVVVVKCDKHGNIDLDDLKEKAEKHADELLGLMITYPSTHGVFEGHVTDVTQIIHDHGGLVYMDGANMNAQVGLTSPGNIGADVCHLNLHKTFAIPHGGGGPGMGPIGVVEKLLPYLPSNPVIPTGGDKAIPAISSAPWGSSLILLISYGYIRMLGPDGLKRSTEMAILNANYLRAQLEDDYDILYKGEKGTVAHEMILDCRSFKQAAGISVEDIAKRLMDYGFHAPTVSFPVAGTLMVEPTESESKEELDRFIQAMKAIREEIAAIERGDLDKENNMLINAPHTADELIHGEWNRPYTKELAYYPMPYIKEQKYWPPVNRIDSAYGDRNLICSCPSIESYDQEQEAELVAD
- a CDS encoding 1-acyl-sn-glycerol-3-phosphate acyltransferase, translated to MKGSLRYVLWPLYLLYKVYMLVIFFVVWAVFYPFVHFKLKDRDRHPEAFRIKVLWCKVLAFFWGNYYVIHGRENLFFDGPCVVCINHQSYSDIIHMYPVIPYYFKFIGKKELRKWLMIGVFFRKGMDISINRENAKEAMASLDEARAALRSGVSVAIFPEGEIPNDTPQLKRFKNGAFKIALEETVPILPITFLYNHERLEIPHRIFGKATPGKCEVIVHPRVDTQGMDMMDLSPLRNKIYDIINAPLIERGLSQSPNFVRNEDR
- a CDS encoding amidohydrolase family protein, encoding WILGKEHIIHPSDETDISGNYDLNLDGSRYRMTVTEKKASLTIPGDTTPVKVSLEELDRQVNLVFELPDRGYYRLHGNINRRLNIWSGAGESPSGKEIEWNAIRKGNAEEPLSPEKPEKDSDRVSALSYPNNGYGWRERPMRENLLITNATVWTNGAEGIMDDADVLILDGKISAVGHNLVLADLLPKNIEKSTVRTLDAYGKHVTSGIIDEHSHIAISRGVNEGTQASSAEVRIGDVVDPEDIDIYYQLAGGVTACQLLHGSANPIGGQSALIKLRWGLNAEALKIEDAPGFIKFALGENVKQSNWGNAYRTRFPQSRMGVEQVFYDHFHRAREYHRLNQRVLTLQSDKRARKRGEVPVMRTDLEMEALAEILYQKRFITCHSYVQSEIDMLMHVADSMGFTLNTFTHVLEGYKLADKLAEHGAGASTFSDWWAYKYEVRDAIPYNASLMHGQGVTVAINSDDAEMGRRLNQEAAKGVKYGGMSEEEAWKMVTLNPAKLLHLDHRMGSLEIGKDADVVIWSDHPLSMTARVEKTFVDGIRYYDIEEANKRRNEIKNERARLVQKMMRAGGQKKKPSGPKEKHRYHCDHLEP
- a CDS encoding T9SS type A sorting domain-containing protein, which translates into the protein MNRILLALITVGFAFASQAQVLLSEDFQVFANSGDIPFVEEPDDAEPEDWLSVDLDNLPDANTRPQNWYGTTGVEYILVDPIPEDTNFVMGSSSWLDGFAPGNRNYLITPELDIQAGMTVLHFDVGVRQTPRYADGMRVVVSPDADMTDLEANFSDTLWTQAQMVEEVSWVVDYYPGIDYTGCSAGGGFDIESFCWFPATFGDGTGGTGYRHAEDHTVTAYLDSSDNVFVGLNEPHTLDLSMYAGQTIRIAFLHDSDDDNFITVDNIVVEMPTSVAEFDFADLVSFYPNPATERLNLNFSTLVQNSAIVNVYDANGREVLSEVFSGNNLYAFHTLDVRALEAGIYSIQVTIDNTTVVGDTFMKQ
- the trpS gene encoding tryptophan--tRNA ligase — its product is MPRVLTGIQSTGTPHLGNLLGAIIPAIEMSKVPENDSFLFIADMHSLTQIKDGERLRQNTYEVAAAWMACGLDTEESVFYRQSDVPETAELAWYLSCFFPYQRLTLAHSFKDKSDRLEDVNAGLFSYPMLMAADILLYDAEIVPVGKDQLQHLEMTRDVASRFNNKMGETFVLPQDELQEETKYIPGTDGNKMSKSRENIINIFLPEKALRKQVMGIVTDSTPLEEPKDPDTCNAFALYSLLADSDQIAEMRSNYEAGGYGFGHAKQALFELILEKFAGERKRFDALMADKTDLDELLEVGAQRAREVAQGVLQRVRQKIGY